A genomic segment from Tissierella sp. encodes:
- a CDS encoding MFS transporter, with the protein MKELRKTIYFISFPLSFIGFIFPIYASSLGANVMQIGYLYSMFSIISIAIRPIVGNLIDKRGRRTGILIGVILYSIVNVFFLLAQDFKYLLIGRIIQSLGASFLWISVDTFIADISDKSNRATNFGELDQTMAKGGWIGSIIGFTILFNNLSDDPFQLIFTIFILTSLVSVYYTIRNVPETIDLKKEYEEGNIKDKKGLKYFLIIVCGISLISNLTAPIYLLYLQDNITTELNLITFLFIPASILALFLPKIFGKFSDRYGREKIVMAGMFVNAVLQIFIPFNKGYYSFMILYTLISLVGMFYGPAFSSLIIDFVGEDKRGRSYGLYSFASGIGAAIGVVVGSYIYENIGNDIVFYMKGVLLLVMTLLVCYIYIKKIINKNGALYRPIK; encoded by the coding sequence ATGAAAGAGCTAAGAAAAACTATCTATTTTATATCCTTTCCATTATCATTTATTGGATTTATATTTCCAATTTATGCTTCATCTCTTGGAGCAAATGTAATGCAGATAGGATATCTTTATTCTATGTTTTCAATAATCAGTATAGCTATCAGACCTATAGTAGGTAACTTAATAGATAAGAGAGGAAGAAGAACAGGAATTTTAATAGGGGTTATACTATATTCAATAGTTAATGTATTTTTTTTACTAGCCCAGGACTTTAAATATCTACTAATAGGAAGAATAATCCAATCCTTAGGAGCCTCTTTTTTATGGATAAGTGTAGACACATTTATTGCTGATATTAGTGATAAAAGCAATAGGGCTACTAATTTCGGAGAACTGGATCAAACCATGGCTAAAGGAGGGTGGATAGGTAGTATTATAGGCTTCACTATATTGTTTAATAACTTATCTGACGATCCATTTCAATTAATATTTACCATCTTTATATTGACTAGTTTAGTATCTGTTTATTATACAATTAGAAATGTTCCAGAGACTATTGACCTAAAAAAGGAATATGAAGAAGGTAATATTAAAGATAAGAAAGGTTTGAAATATTTCCTTATAATAGTTTGTGGTATATCTTTGATAAGTAACCTAACAGCACCAATATATCTTCTATATTTGCAAGACAATATTACCACTGAGCTCAATTTAATAACCTTTTTATTTATTCCAGCATCTATTCTAGCCCTTTTTCTGCCAAAGATATTTGGTAAATTCTCTGATAGATATGGTAGAGAAAAGATAGTTATGGCTGGTATGTTTGTTAATGCTGTACTACAAATATTTATACCATTTAATAAAGGCTACTATAGCTTTATGATTCTATATACTTTGATTTCCCTTGTGGGAATGTTCTATGGTCCTGCATTTTCTTCATTAATTATTGACTTTGTAGGAGAAGATAAAAGAGGTAGATCATATGGCTTATACAGCTTTGCCAGTGGAATAGGGGCAGCCATAGGGGTTGTTGTTGGCTCTTATATATATGAGAATATAGGTAATGATATCGTATTCTATATGAAAGGTGTACTTTTACTTGTAATGACTTTATTAGTTTGTTATATTTATATTAAGAAAATAATCAATAAGAATGGAGCACTTTATCGTCCGATCAAATAG
- a CDS encoding nitroreductase family protein gives MKSFLRDRKSDREFKHKSMSGNLLDEIRLYLNTLEKEEGNGNIRFKLYEYGEKLYTSLEGIGGYSGVMIESPHYVALEIMNNQEKSIIYSAYYMEKLITELNNKGIDTCWVSIEDVDKNLKLEVFGDTVGEFNYLLAIGYGKSKNPFLNEPFSERVGVDELVYNNEIGNPINIEDLENRGLGDLFYHIRFAPSALNKQPWRFILQKDSVVLLLKYNKEEVPNLMDAGIIMYYFESLAEAVGLSNKWTLIDGIFTDGEYNYKYIAEYKL, from the coding sequence ATGAAAAGCTTTTTAAGAGATAGAAAATCGGATCGTGAGTTTAAGCACAAAAGCATGAGCGGGAATTTGCTAGATGAAATTAGATTATACTTAAACACTTTAGAAAAAGAAGAGGGTAACGGGAATATTAGATTTAAGCTTTATGAGTATGGAGAAAAGCTATATACTTCCTTAGAAGGAATAGGTGGGTATTCCGGTGTTATGATAGAGAGTCCACACTATGTAGCATTAGAAATCATGAACAATCAAGAGAAGAGCATAATTTATAGTGCATATTACATGGAAAAATTAATTACTGAGTTGAATAATAAAGGGATAGATACTTGTTGGGTCAGTATAGAGGATGTAGATAAAAATCTTAAGCTGGAAGTCTTTGGAGATACTGTAGGAGAATTTAATTACTTGTTGGCCATAGGATATGGAAAGTCAAAAAATCCTTTTTTAAATGAACCCTTTAGCGAGAGAGTCGGCGTAGATGAACTAGTATATAATAATGAAATTGGAAACCCAATAAATATAGAGGATTTAGAGAATAGAGGATTAGGCGATTTATTCTACCATATAAGATTTGCTCCTTCTGCCCTAAATAAACAACCTTGGAGATTTATACTTCAAAAGGATAGTGTAGTCTTGCTACTGAAATATAATAAAGAAGAAGTACCTAATTTAATGGATGCAGGTATAATTATGTATTATTTCGAATCCTTAGCAGAAGCCGTAGGACTTAGTAACAAATGGACTCTAATTGATGGAATATTTACAGACGGAGAATATAACTATAAATATATAGCTGAATATAAATTATAA
- a CDS encoding response regulator transcription factor: MIRVLIVDDQNLIREGLTMMLSLYDSILLVDEANNGQEAIEILETKEVDLILMDIRMPIMNGVEATKIIKEKYPDIKVLILTTFNEDEYIFEGLRNGADGYLLKDISSEELVRSIETVYKGNVLLQPDVAKKMICSMDRKPTKEDHINRDIFKELTKKEYEIAILIGEGKSNKEISNFLFIAEGTVKNHITKILDKLDLRDRTQLIILIKDLEKSRDY, encoded by the coding sequence ATGATAAGAGTTCTTATAGTAGATGATCAAAACTTAATAAGAGAAGGCCTTACTATGATGCTAAGTCTTTATGATAGTATACTATTAGTTGATGAAGCTAATAATGGTCAAGAAGCTATAGAGATATTAGAAACTAAAGAAGTAGATCTTATATTGATGGATATAAGAATGCCTATAATGAATGGTGTAGAAGCCACAAAGATTATAAAAGAAAAATATCCTGACATAAAAGTTCTAATATTAACTACTTTCAATGAGGATGAATATATATTTGAAGGATTAAGAAACGGTGCTGATGGTTATTTGCTTAAGGATATATCTTCAGAAGAGTTAGTTAGATCCATAGAAACAGTGTATAAAGGCAATGTACTCTTGCAACCTGATGTAGCTAAGAAAATGATCTGCTCTATGGATAGAAAACCTACTAAAGAAGATCATATAAATAGAGATATATTTAAAGAATTAACTAAGAAAGAATATGAAATAGCCATATTAATTGGAGAAGGAAAATCTAACAAAGAAATATCAAATTTTTTGTTCATAGCAGAAGGAACTGTTAAAAATCATATAACTAAAATATTAGATAAGCTAGATTTAAGAGATAGAACTCAATTGATTATACTCATTAAAGATCTAGAAAAAAGCCGTGATTATTAA
- a CDS encoding GerMN domain-containing protein, translated as MKKLLLWIVIITAVFSVGCRKSVSIKQDRALSNEEVSMAEVSLISDYYPFKENIVMDYEGIGNEYAERKTFVEFVENNRAQMKIMNPGTVFVKVLEYKNGVLTEIFSEGEFYHIENMINSNSNKSSIILKEPLDLGNSWTTEEGYTREITGKEAKIETPSGIYDALEVTTDFANGAIQMDYYAKGIGHVATIYKDDVNEIKTLLQNIDDQPQEIKIETYYPTFKDIGTALVNQSIEFNTNDNIEYILETLLKNPPSDKLIPPISKDTRINKIDLNRNSWTLEVDFSEEFLTDMNAGSALEVEILKSIVNTLGRFYDVEKVYITVEDMPYESGHFSINPSEYFTVDITNIEEFSE; from the coding sequence ATGAAAAAGCTCTTACTTTGGATAGTAATAATCACTGCCGTTTTTTCAGTTGGATGTAGAAAATCCGTATCTATAAAACAAGATAGAGCATTAAGTAATGAAGAAGTATCTATGGCTGAAGTATCATTAATCAGCGATTACTACCCCTTCAAAGAAAATATTGTAATGGATTATGAAGGGATTGGGAATGAGTACGCAGAAAGAAAGACTTTTGTGGAATTTGTTGAAAACAATAGAGCACAAATGAAGATTATGAATCCTGGGACTGTATTTGTAAAGGTATTAGAGTATAAGAATGGAGTATTGACTGAAATATTTTCAGAAGGTGAATTTTATCATATTGAGAACATGATAAATTCTAATTCAAATAAAAGTAGTATAATTTTAAAGGAGCCTTTAGATCTGGGTAATTCTTGGACCACTGAAGAAGGTTATACCAGAGAAATTACAGGTAAAGAAGCAAAAATAGAAACTCCTTCTGGGATATATGATGCATTGGAAGTTACGACAGATTTTGCTAATGGTGCCATACAGATGGATTATTACGCAAAAGGTATAGGTCATGTAGCTACAATCTATAAGGATGATGTTAATGAAATCAAAACTTTATTACAAAATATTGATGATCAGCCTCAAGAAATCAAAATAGAAACATATTACCCAACCTTCAAGGATATTGGTACAGCATTGGTAAACCAGAGTATAGAGTTTAATACAAATGATAATATAGAGTATATTTTAGAGACTTTATTAAAGAATCCACCTTCTGATAAATTAATTCCACCAATTTCAAAGGATACAAGGATAAATAAAATTGATCTTAATAGAAATTCCTGGACTTTAGAAGTAGATTTTTCAGAAGAATTTTTGACAGATATGAATGCAGGTTCAGCATTAGAAGTAGAAATACTAAAGAGTATAGTAAATACCTTGGGTAGATTTTATGATGTTGAGAAGGTATACATTACTGTAGAAGATATGCCTTATGAATCAGGACATTTTAGTATAAACCCTAGTGAATATTTTACGGTGGATATTACAAATATTGAAGAATTCAGTGAGTAA
- the map gene encoding type I methionyl aminopeptidase, translating to MIILKTEQEIQKMKEAGELLANVHKEIAKIIKPGITTMEIDEFVEDYLKKNNAIPEQKGYHGYPYAICASINDEICHGFPRKEPLKEGDIVAIDMVVNLDGWLADSAWSYAVGNVSEEANQLLEVTKEALYKGIEQAVVGNRIGDIGHAIQSFVESYGYSVVKDFVGHGIGKKMHEDPQVPHYGIKGRGQRLVEGMVLTIEPMINMGTYRMKMDDNEWTARTVDGKLSAQYEHTLAITKEGPIILTNQD from the coding sequence ATGATTATATTAAAAACAGAACAAGAAATTCAAAAGATGAAAGAAGCCGGAGAACTTCTAGCCAATGTACACAAAGAAATAGCTAAGATAATAAAACCTGGAATAACTACTATGGAAATAGATGAATTTGTAGAGGATTATTTAAAGAAAAACAATGCTATTCCAGAACAAAAAGGATATCATGGATATCCATATGCAATTTGTGCATCTATAAATGATGAAATATGCCACGGTTTCCCAAGGAAAGAACCCTTAAAAGAAGGAGACATAGTGGCTATTGATATGGTAGTTAATTTGGATGGATGGTTAGCAGACTCTGCATGGTCCTATGCAGTAGGCAATGTATCAGAGGAGGCAAATCAGTTATTAGAAGTTACCAAAGAAGCTCTTTATAAAGGTATTGAGCAGGCTGTAGTAGGGAATAGAATAGGAGATATTGGTCATGCTATCCAGTCCTTTGTAGAATCCTATGGATATTCAGTAGTTAAAGATTTTGTTGGTCATGGAATAGGTAAGAAGATGCATGAAGATCCTCAAGTACCACACTACGGAATAAAAGGTCGAGGTCAAAGACTTGTAGAAGGTATGGTACTTACAATAGAACCAATGATAAATATGGGAACATATAGAATGAAAATGGATGATAATGAATGGACAGCAAGAACAGTAGATGGAAAGCTATCAGCCCAATATGAGCATACATTGGCTATTACAAAGGAAGGACCAATTATTTTAACAAACCAAGATTAA
- a CDS encoding ATP-dependent helicase: MKLSKEQEKAIQHIKGPALVLAVPGAGKTTVLIHRTANLIQNYKIDPERILSITFSKASARDMKERFNRNFSDIASIPVHFSTIHSFCFSLIREYAYINKIKYTLIEEDKNQLNKYNLIKKMYLDINHEYITEEKLESLLNSIGYIKNMMLTVDEFIKDNKPDIENFKIIYTTYEKYKRDNNLIDFDDMLTTALQILTNNRYILDKYRGKYDYIQVDEGQDTSKAQLEIIKLLASPNNNLFIVADDDQSIYGFRGAYPKGLLNFNKTYSNGKLFFMEQNYRSSKNIVSVCNQFIRKNTLRYNKNISTKNTYIEPINVVKVNSIDEQYKYLVDDLKNRDLSSCCILYRNNLSSIGIIEVFERNSIPFHMRDIKVRFFNHWLIQDILNFMLFSQNPSNMNIYENIYYKKRGFISKKQINYAKTLNYNLSVFERIMDFPGLSNFYKSTIRELIVDFKKLSKMHPSKAINFIEHNLEYERYLKENSMKFGYTYDALKTTLYYLKLIANKTETLEELIKRLKHLEYLCRNSRDEKSGVTLSTVHSAKGLEFDRVYMIDLVDGDFPSISSIESSIKGKYDLIEEERRLFYVGMTRAKYHLSLLTMNSIGDKLVEPSRFLMELEKGEA, from the coding sequence ATGAAATTAAGTAAAGAACAAGAAAAAGCAATACAGCATATTAAAGGGCCAGCTCTAGTACTAGCTGTGCCAGGTGCTGGAAAGACAACAGTACTCATACATAGGACTGCAAACCTTATACAAAATTACAAAATTGATCCAGAAAGAATCTTGTCCATAACCTTTAGCAAAGCTTCTGCTAGAGATATGAAAGAAAGATTTAACAGGAATTTTTCCGATATCGCTTCAATTCCTGTTCATTTTTCAACAATACATAGTTTCTGTTTTTCCTTGATACGAGAATATGCATATATAAATAAAATAAAATATACTTTAATTGAAGAAGATAAGAATCAGTTAAATAAGTATAATCTAATTAAAAAGATGTATTTAGATATTAATCACGAATATATTACTGAAGAAAAATTAGAATCTCTACTGAACTCTATTGGATATATTAAAAATATGATGCTAACTGTTGATGAGTTCATCAAAGATAATAAGCCTGATATAGAGAACTTTAAGATTATATATACTACTTATGAAAAATATAAAAGAGATAATAATTTAATTGATTTTGATGATATGTTGACTACAGCATTACAAATCCTCACGAATAACAGATATATATTAGATAAGTATCGTGGAAAATATGATTATATTCAAGTAGATGAAGGACAAGACACATCAAAAGCCCAACTGGAAATAATAAAATTGTTAGCAAGTCCTAATAATAATTTGTTCATAGTAGCTGATGATGATCAATCAATATATGGTTTCAGAGGAGCATATCCAAAAGGATTACTTAATTTTAATAAAACATATTCTAATGGAAAACTATTCTTTATGGAACAAAATTATAGATCCTCTAAAAATATTGTATCAGTATGTAATCAATTTATCAGGAAAAACACATTAAGGTATAATAAAAATATATCTACTAAAAATACTTATATTGAGCCTATAAATGTTGTAAAAGTTAACTCCATTGATGAACAATATAAGTATTTAGTTGATGATTTGAAAAACAGAGATTTGTCTAGTTGTTGCATATTATATAGAAATAACCTTTCATCCATTGGAATTATTGAGGTTTTTGAAAGAAATAGCATCCCTTTCCATATGCGTGATATAAAGGTTAGATTCTTTAATCATTGGTTGATACAAGATATATTGAATTTTATGTTATTTTCTCAAAATCCTAGCAACATGAATATATATGAAAATATTTATTATAAAAAAAGAGGATTTATATCTAAGAAGCAAATTAACTATGCTAAAACTCTAAACTACAATCTTTCTGTATTTGAGAGAATAATGGATTTTCCTGGATTATCTAATTTTTATAAATCCACTATTAGGGAGTTAATTGTTGATTTTAAAAAACTTTCCAAGATGCATCCTTCCAAGGCTATTAATTTTATTGAACATAACTTAGAATACGAAAGATATCTTAAAGAGAATTCCATGAAATTTGGCTATACTTATGATGCTTTAAAAACAACTTTATATTATTTAAAGCTTATAGCTAATAAAACAGAAACTTTAGAAGAATTGATTAAGAGACTAAAACACCTAGAGTATTTATGTAGAAACTCTAGAGACGAAAAGAGTGGGGTAACTTTGTCTACAGTTCATTCTGCAAAGGGTCTAGAATTTGATAGAGTATATATGATTGATTTAGTTGATGGAGATTTCCCATCTATATCTAGTATTGAATCATCCATAAAAGGAAAGTATGATTTGATAGAAGAAGAGAGAAGGTTGTTTTATGTTGGAATGACTAGGGCAAAATATCATCTATCACTATTGACAATGAATAGTATTGGAGATAAATTGGTGGAGCCATCAAGGTTCTTGATGGAGCTGGAAAAGGGAGAAGCATAA
- a CDS encoding oligopeptide/dipeptide ABC transporter ATP-binding protein, with translation MANKNDKKVLIRIQNLKQYFPVKKASFRDKEQLFVRANDDISLEIYEGETLGLVGESGCGKSTLGRTLLQLYNQTDGRTMYYGCDIDELAPEYVFNTLDNLVSERRKLTDLQKKEAEALKVFESLPEGDEQYHALDKLREAEKQARKAYLDITQLIGGLFVADDLAPVSKILLKEYNTSIEARKLRNKINDEQIKMEGEKSVLAEKGKSESEINNEVQKYLSNIKNHENELAKVEKEMEAIQVDIEKLRAKYSDHPDFAKNDKYRDKGIDLARLKIEEMRYLRKDMQLIFQDPYSSLNPRLTVGQIISEGLYSHKIFAKTDKKVQDYILQTMEDCGLAPYFVHRYPHQFSGGQRQRIGIARSVALKPKFIVCDEAVSALDVSIQSQIINLLLDLKEKENLTYMFISHDLSVIKYISDRVGVMYLGNIVELSTTEEIYAHPMHPYTEALFSAIPTTDVDDKKKAVILEGDIPSPIKPPSGCKFHTRCRYATDICKKVAPTFEEARPGHFVACHHKLNTAD, from the coding sequence ATGGCTAACAAGAATGATAAAAAAGTGTTGATTCGAATTCAAAACTTGAAACAATATTTCCCAGTGAAAAAAGCCTCTTTTAGAGACAAAGAACAACTATTTGTAAGAGCTAATGATGATATTTCCCTGGAAATTTATGAAGGGGAAACATTAGGATTAGTAGGGGAAAGTGGTTGTGGTAAATCTACATTGGGTCGTACTCTTCTACAATTATATAATCAAACAGATGGACGAACTATGTATTATGGCTGTGATATTGATGAATTAGCGCCAGAATATGTTTTTAATACACTAGATAATCTGGTATCTGAGCGTCGTAAATTAACTGACTTACAGAAAAAAGAAGCAGAAGCACTAAAAGTATTTGAATCATTACCTGAAGGTGATGAGCAATATCATGCTTTAGATAAGCTTCGTGAGGCAGAAAAACAAGCAAGAAAGGCATATCTTGATATAACACAACTGATTGGTGGATTGTTTGTAGCTGATGATCTAGCACCAGTATCAAAAATTCTTTTAAAAGAATATAACACTAGTATAGAGGCTCGTAAACTTAGAAATAAAATTAATGATGAACAGATAAAGATGGAAGGCGAGAAATCTGTACTAGCAGAAAAAGGCAAATCCGAATCAGAAATAAATAATGAAGTACAAAAATATTTAAGTAATATAAAGAATCATGAGAATGAGCTTGCAAAAGTTGAAAAAGAAATGGAAGCTATACAAGTAGATATTGAAAAGTTAAGGGCTAAGTATTCAGATCATCCTGATTTTGCAAAGAATGATAAATACAGAGATAAGGGTATTGATCTTGCAAGGCTAAAGATAGAGGAAATGAGATACTTAAGAAAAGATATGCAGTTAATTTTCCAAGATCCATATTCCTCATTGAACCCAAGATTAACTGTTGGACAAATAATATCTGAAGGCTTATATTCTCATAAAATATTTGCTAAGACTGATAAGAAGGTTCAAGATTATATTCTTCAAACTATGGAAGATTGTGGTCTAGCTCCATACTTTGTTCATCGTTATCCACATCAATTCTCTGGTGGTCAAAGACAACGTATCGGAATCGCTCGTTCTGTTGCTTTAAAACCAAAGTTTATTGTTTGTGACGAGGCAGTATCAGCACTGGATGTATCTATTCAGTCTCAGATCATTAATCTTTTATTGGATTTAAAGGAAAAAGAGAATTTGACTTATATGTTTATTTCTCATGACTTATCTGTAATTAAGTATATTAGTGATAGAGTAGGAGTTATGTATTTAGGAAATATTGTGGAGCTTTCAACAACAGAAGAAATATATGCTCATCCAATGCATCCTTATACTGAAGCACTTTTCTCAGCTATACCGACTACAGATGTTGATGATAAGAAAAAAGCTGTAATACTAGAAGGGGATATACCAAGTCCTATTAAGCCACCATCAGGATGTAAATTCCATACTAGATGTAGATATGCTACAGATATATGTAAGAAAGTAGCTCCAACATTTGAGGAAGCTAGACCAGGACATTTTGTAGCTTGTCATCATAAATTAAATACAGCAGATTAA
- a CDS encoding HAD-IB family hydrolase: protein MKNIAAFFDIDGTIFRNSLMIEHFQKLMKYEVIDPVIWYTKVKKVYHEWESRFGDFEQYLEILAKVYLDELKGVNKSYIEFIASQVINLNGDMVYKYSRDQIEWHKDQGHKVFFISGSPDFLVSKMAEKYEVTEYRGTIYKVDEENKFTGEIIKMWDSESKLRILNELIQKYNVDLDKSFAYGDTTGDLSMLRMVGNPVAINPNKPLFLALREDNDLSKKVSVIVERKNVIYKLNPHIEIL from the coding sequence ATGAAAAATATAGCTGCATTTTTTGATATAGACGGAACTATATTTAGAAATTCTTTGATGATTGAACACTTTCAAAAGCTTATGAAGTATGAAGTCATAGACCCTGTGATCTGGTATACTAAGGTAAAGAAGGTATATCATGAATGGGAAAGTAGATTTGGAGACTTTGAGCAATATTTGGAGATACTGGCAAAGGTATATTTAGATGAGTTAAAAGGTGTAAACAAATCTTATATTGAATTTATTGCTAGTCAAGTAATCAATTTAAATGGTGATATGGTATATAAATATTCTAGAGATCAGATAGAGTGGCATAAAGATCAAGGACATAAGGTTTTCTTTATATCTGGTAGCCCAGATTTTTTGGTTTCTAAAATGGCTGAAAAATATGAAGTTACGGAATATAGGGGGACTATATACAAAGTCGATGAGGAAAACAAGTTTACAGGTGAGATAATAAAGATGTGGGATTCTGAATCTAAGCTTAGAATACTAAATGAGTTAATACAAAAATATAATGTAGATTTAGATAAAAGCTTTGCTTATGGAGACACTACAGGAGATTTATCCATGCTTCGGATGGTAGGAAATCCAGTTGCTATAAACCCTAATAAGCCATTGTTTTTAGCATTAAGAGAGGATAATGATTTGTCTAAAAAGGTTTCTGTCATTGTTGAGAGAAAGAATGTCATCTACAAACTTAACCCCCATATCGAAATATTGTAG
- a CDS encoding tetratricopeptide repeat protein → MGKQIKDNDRQYNYVLLAENSYLNEEKKKAIDFYQKALEFRGNIEDTIAILFNIAQIYDETDESLYALCTYEKIVEIDPEEAGAYYGMAMIYEKIGDKNQALKYYHKAIEIDPYYDRAYYYAANIFDENGDRDKAIEYYEKVIEIVPDDYRAHNNIGSIYEEIGEYHKAYEMVEKSLEIEPNYYKALFNMGVIYKMLKNDEKAIEYYYKSIESNPGYWYSYLNISAIYIEQDKLHDAIDLLTDGINHCPSAHDLYYNRACCYSKIGNKKDAIKDTRKAIILLPSIIEYIKVDKDFVNLYDDMEFIEMMKQVKNNMSVEREIK, encoded by the coding sequence TTGGGAAAGCAAATAAAAGATAATGATAGACAATATAATTATGTACTACTAGCAGAGAACTCTTACCTAAATGAGGAGAAAAAAAAAGCTATTGATTTTTATCAAAAGGCCTTAGAGTTTAGGGGAAATATAGAAGATACTATTGCAATTTTATTTAATATTGCTCAAATATATGATGAAACAGACGAATCTCTGTATGCATTGTGCACATATGAAAAAATAGTGGAAATTGACCCAGAGGAAGCAGGTGCCTACTATGGAATGGCTATGATCTATGAGAAAATAGGAGATAAAAATCAAGCCTTGAAATATTATCATAAAGCAATAGAGATAGACCCATACTATGATAGAGCTTATTATTATGCAGCAAATATATTTGATGAAAATGGGGATAGAGATAAAGCAATAGAGTATTATGAGAAAGTAATTGAAATAGTACCTGATGATTATCGGGCACATAATAATATAGGTTCTATATATGAAGAAATAGGAGAATATCATAAGGCCTATGAAATGGTAGAGAAAAGCTTAGAGATTGAACCAAATTATTACAAAGCTTTATTTAATATGGGTGTTATTTATAAAATGTTAAAAAATGATGAGAAGGCGATAGAATACTATTATAAATCTATAGAGAGTAATCCAGGGTATTGGTACTCATACTTAAATATTTCAGCAATCTATATAGAGCAAGATAAGCTCCATGATGCTATAGATTTGCTAACAGATGGAATTAACCATTGTCCTAGTGCTCATGACCTCTATTATAATAGGGCCTGTTGTTATTCAAAGATAGGAAATAAAAAAGATGCTATTAAAGATACGAGAAAAGCAATAATTTTACTTCCTAGTATAATAGAATATATAAAGGTTGATAAAGATTTTGTGAACCTATATGATGATATGGAGTTTATTGAAATGATGAAACAGGTAAAAAACAATATGTCTGTAGAAAGGGAGATTAAATGA
- a CDS encoding hemolysin III family protein: protein MKEKNPVQKLSKKYTIKEEIANGVTHGLGVLFGIVSLVVLLILSINKGDNISIVAFSIYGACLIMMYLSSTLYHSITNERAKQVLRVFDHSSIFLFIAGTYTPIALLTMTGALRIGILVAVWSIAIFGVLFKIFTFGKFDRFKVLSLILYIAMGWIAVFTVKPIIRMASLGFFMWILGGGLLYTLGTIFYSNKRIPYNHAIWHLFVLAASVLHFVGIVVYLV from the coding sequence ATGAAAGAGAAAAATCCAGTTCAAAAATTAAGTAAGAAGTACACTATCAAAGAGGAAATTGCAAATGGAGTCACCCATGGCTTGGGAGTACTATTTGGAATAGTGTCTCTAGTGGTACTGCTAATACTCTCAATAAACAAAGGGGATAATATATCGATTGTTGCTTTTAGTATATATGGAGCATGCTTGATTATGATGTATCTCTCATCTACTTTATATCATAGTATCACTAATGAAAGGGCAAAACAGGTACTTAGAGTATTTGATCACTCATCAATATTTCTATTTATAGCAGGAACTTATACTCCAATAGCTCTGCTTACTATGACAGGAGCATTAAGAATTGGTATATTAGTTGCAGTTTGGTCAATAGCCATATTTGGAGTGTTGTTTAAAATATTTACCTTTGGAAAATTTGATAGATTTAAAGTATTATCACTTATTTTGTATATAGCTATGGGATGGATAGCAGTATTCACTGTAAAGCCTATTATTAGAATGGCTTCACTAGGATTCTTTATGTGGATATTAGGAGGAGGACTTTTATATACATTGGGAACTATATTCTATAGTAATAAAAGGATTCCTTATAATCATGCAATATGGCATTTATTTGTTTTAGCTGCATCTGTACTCCATTTTGTAGGTATAGTAGTTTATCTAGTATAA